In the Gemmatimonadota bacterium genome, ACTTCCTCTCGTCGGGGGACACGCTTCGGAAGGTCGATGGAAGTCTGGCGCCTCTGTCCGCTTACCTGGGTGTGCTCGGGATGCCGGGCCTCACCGCCTACCTAGGGCTCGCGGACATCGGAAAGCCGGAGCCAGGGCAGACCGTGTTCGTATCGGGTGCCGCCGGAGCCGTTGGATCCGCAGCGTGCCAGATCGCGAAAGAGAAGGGATGTCGGGTCGTGGGCAGCGCCGGCTCCCAGGAAAAGGTCGACTGGCTCCAGGACGAAGCGGGAGTGGACGTCGCCTTGAACTACAAGACGGTCGAGGACCTGCGCGCGGCTCTTCTCGAAGCGTGCCCCGACGGCATCGACGTCTACTTCGACAACGTGGGAGGAGACCATCTCGAGGCGGCGCTGTGGGGGATGAACAACTACGGCCGTATCATCGCCTGCGGCAGCATCTCCACCTACAACGCGACGGAGCCTCAGCCCGGCCCCCCCAACCTCTTTCAGATGATCGGCAAGAGGCTCATGTGGAAGGGGTTCATCGTGTCCGACCACCTCGATCGGTTCCCGGCATTCGCACAGGAGATGGGCTCGTGGATCGCGGAGGGTAAGGTGGTGTGGCGGGAGACCGTGCACGAGGGCATCGAGAATGCGCCCCAGGCGTTCATAGGCCTCTTCTCCGGCGGGAATATGGGAAAAATGCTCGTGCGGCTGGCGGCGGACGCGTGAAGCCGAGCGTCTCGCGCCCGGCGCGCCTCCTGCGCCCGGCTAGCCTTCCCGTGCCGGTGTGCGCGGCCCTCCTCGTGACGGCTGCCGCGGCGACCACATTGAGCGCTCAGACGCCCGCGAGCTTCATCGTGGAGAGTCCGACGATGCAGACCGGCGTGACGATGCCCCGAGACTACAGTCCGGACGGGCGAAACGTCTCTCCCCCGCTCACGTGGCAGGGGCTCCCCGACGGAACCCGCCAGATAGCGGTCCTCTGCCAGGATCATGGCGCGGGCCGTCCTCCGCCGTGGGTGCACTGGATCATCTACAACATCCCCGGAAACGCCGCCGGGCTGCCTGAGGGAATCCCTTTCGACCCGTCCGAGCCCATGCCCGCTGAGATCGCCGGGGCCACGCAGGGGAACAACGGCTGGGGGCTACCCATGTATCGTGGCCCGGCACCTCCCGGAACATCGCTCCACCACTATCACTTCGCCGTGTTCGCGTTGGATGTGGAGCTCGATCTGCCACCGGGACTCACTCGGGACGAGCTGCTCGAGGCGATCGAAGGCCACGTCATCGGGCTCGGGAGCATGGTGCCCTTGTACCGAAGACAGCCCTCCGGCGGCAGCGCTCCGTTTCCGTTTCTGATTCCAGAGGACCTCGATGAACGACGATGACCTTCAGGAGAAATCCGACGCTTCTGCGATCTCTCGCAGAGATCTCCTTCGTACAGCCGGCGCAGCCGGTGCCGCCGCGCTGATTCCGCGCTCTGTAACCGCAGCCATGACGGCCGATTCCATGGAGCCCGTCGCGGCCGCCCTGACGGGGCCGAGCATAGGCGCCGCCCCGGCACCCACGCTTCCACTGATGAATCTGACCGCAAGGGAAACGGAGATTCTCAGCGCCATGGTGGACCGGCTGATCCCCTCGGACGAGCTCGGTCCAGGTGCTCTCGAAGCCGGAGCGCTGCGTTTCATCGATCGCGCGTTGAGCGAAGCGGAGTCCGACTCGGCGAGCGCGTATCGCTCCGGCCTCGCGGCGCTCGACCGTTACAGTCGATACTCGCGGGGCACCGCCTTCATTGAGCTTTCGGCAAACGATCAGGACTCGGTCCTCATCGACCTCCAGACCGGCGGCGCGACGGGCGCAGACGTCGGCTTCGTGGGGAGCTCGGGCTCGTTCTTCAACATGGTGAAGAGCCATACGTGGCAGGGGACCTTCGGGGATCCGCACTACGGTGGCAACGTGGACTTCATCGGTTGGGACCTCATCGGCTATCCGGGTGTGCGCATGAACGTCAGCGAGGAAGAGCAACAGCTCCTCGAAGCGGACCAACTGACACCGGTCCGCCAGTCCGCGTACGACTACGCCACCTTCCGAACAGGAGATCCCCAGTGAAGCCGCGGCGCTCCGCGCGGGGGTGCTGACGTCATGGCGACTCAACTACGCGGGACCGACGTAGTCATCGTAGGGCTGGGCGCAGCAGGCGGCGTAGCGGCGTACCCGCTGGCCGATGCCGGACTCGACGTCGTCGGACTAGAGGCCGGGACCTGGCTAGATCGGAGGGACTTTGCCCCGGACGAGATTCGGAACAACTACCGCGATTGGCCGATGCTGGTCGACAAGGCCGAGCAGGAACGGCCCACGTCGCGAGCCACGTCAGCGTCTACGGCCAATCAGGTCGGCAGCCACCCCATGATGAATGCGGTGGGCGGAACCACCCTGCACTACTGGGCTCAGAGCTGGCGTTTGAACCCGTGGGATTTCCGGGTCGTGACCGAAACCACTCGTCGCTATGGCAGGTCGAGGATTCCACTCGCTTCGACGGTCGAAGACTGGCCCTTCGAATACGACGAGCTGGAGCCGTACTACGACCGGGTCGAGCGCGAGATCGGCGTGTCCGGACAGGCCGGCAACGTTCGCGGTGCGATCGATGCGCGAGGGAACAAGTTCGAGGGTCCTCGCGGAAGGGAGTTCCCGATGCCGCCCCTGCGGTGGACCGCCTTCAACGAGCGTATGGCCGAAGCGGCCCGCAACCACGGATGGCATCCGTTCCCTGGGCCGGCCGCCATCAATACCGAGCGCTACCAGGGTCGCCGTGGCTGTGTCTACCATGGATTCTGCAACAAGGGTGGCTGCCCCATCGACGCCAAGAACGCCACCCACCTCACGACGATTCCCAAGGCGGTCGACACCGGGAATCTGAGGGTCGTGACTCAGGCTCATGTCACCACGCTGGAAGTGGACTCGGAAGGACGGGTCACGGGGGTCAACTACCTGTTGTCGGGTGGCACAGAGTATTTCCAGCCCGCCAAGGTGGTCCTGCTCGCCAGCTACACGTACGAAAACGTGCGGCTGTTGCTCCTGTCCAAGTCTCAGGCATACCCGGACGGTCTCGCGAACAACAGCGGGCAGGTGGGACGCCACTACTTGAGCCATCACCAGGGGGCGGCTGTGTCCGCGCTTTTCCCGTACGACCTGGATGCGTGGTACGGCCTGCCCGCTCAGGGTGTGGCGGTGGACGACTGGGCGGACGACAACTTCGATCACTCCGATCTCGACTTCATCGGCGGTGGAAACCTGTGGGCGATGTCCGACCGCCGCCCGATCTCCGCGGCGGGCATGAGCACTTTCGGGCACGGCCGGAACTGGGGCTCGACGTGGAAGCGATTCATCCGCGAGAACTCCGACCGCTCCCACTACTTCTACATCCAGAAGACGACCCTGCCGTACGAGGACAACTACCTGGATCTGGATCCGCGGGTCACCGATCCGTTGGGCTTCCCCGTCATTCGCATCACCGGACAGTACAAGGAGAACGAGCTAGCCATCGCCGCTTTCATGCAGGACCGGGCGGAGGAGTGGTACCGGGAGGCGGGCGCGAGCGAGATCGTGCGCGGCGGGCTCGGGAATTCCATGGGTCCTTCGACGCACGCGTACGGCGGTACCCGCATGGGAGACGACGCCGAGACCAACGTCGTGGATCGCTGGGGATTCTCGCATGAGGCGCCCAACCTCGGTGTGCTCGGCGCCTCGGTGATGGGAACGAGCGGCGCGCGCAACCCGACGCTCACCGCACAGGCTCTCTCCTGGCGTACGGCACAACACCTCGTCGAGAGCTGGAGCGAGATCGCCGAGTAGGGACCGATCCGCCTCGGAACGAGGGCGGCCATGCGCGGATAGGGGGCCGGCGCTATGCGGCCGGTTTGCCGGATCGCGGTCCGCGGCGTAGCGTATCGGTCGGTTCTGTCACGATTTTGCCCATGCCCTACGGGAGATGGATGATGCCGAAGCGAAAACTGACCATCGCGCTGGCGCTCGCAGTGTCGATTACGGCCCTCGCTTGTGCCGCCGACGCGCTGGACGACATGGCCATGGCCGAGGACGGGATGGTCCCGACTTTCGAAGTCGATCCGTTCTGGCCGAAGCCGCTGCCCAACCACTGGATCATGGGCGCGACGATTGGCGTGGATGTCGACTCGCGGGATCACGTCTGGCTCGTGCAGCGGAACACCGCCAACCAGTTCGCGGCTGGGACGGAGCTCGGCTCGGCACAAGACCCCCCGGTGAGCGAGTGCTGCTCCCCCGCGCCTCCCGTGCTCGAGTTCGACCCGGACGGCAACCTCGTCGGCTCGTGGGGAGGCCCAACGGATACGGGTGAGTGGGAGTGGCCGACGTCCAACCACGGCATCACCGTGGACCACAACGACAACGTTTGGATCGGCGGCAACGGCGGAGGGGACTCGCACATCGTGAAGTTCACCAGAGATGGACAGTTCCTTGCACAATACGGTCGTTCGGGCGCACGGACGCCCGAGGGAGACTCAGTCCCCCGCGCCGACAGCCACGACATGGAGAGCTTCGGCCGAGTGGCCAAGATCTTCGTCGATGGCGTGGCCAACGAGGCGTACATCGCCGACGGGTACCTCAACCGGCGGGTGGCGGTTCTCGACGCCAGCACGGGTGAGCTCAAGCGCTACTGGGGCGCCTACGGCGATCCTCCGGACGCAAGCGAGAATCCGGGCTCCTACGAGCCGGGCGAGACGCCACCTCAGGAGTTCCGCACACCGGTGCACTGTGCGGAGCTCTCGAACGATCGGCTCCTGTACGTGTGTGACCGCCCGTCGAACCGGATCTCCGTATTCCAGACGGATGGGACCTTCGTGAAAGAGGTGATCATCGCGCCCGCGACCCTGTCGCAGGGGTCGACCTGGGATATCGACTTCTCCCACGACGAAGAGCAGAAGTTCCTTTATCTGGCCGATGGCCAGAACATGAAAGTGTACATCATCGACCGGGAGTCGTTGGAAATCCTGTACAGCTTCGGCGACGGCGGCCGGCAGCCCGGGCTCTTCTTCGCGGTGCACTCCATTACCGTGGACTCCCAGGGCAACATCTACACGACGGAGACCTACGAGGGTAAGCGCATCCAGAAGTTCAAGTACATGGGCATGGGTTCGGTCCCGTCGGGTGACATGGGAGCGGCGTGGCCGGCGGACCGGCGGCGAGGCAGCTAGACGTTACCGCTAGCGCGAAGGCAGCTTGAAGACGTAAGAAGTTCAGGTGGTCTCCCGACGGCCTGGAGGCCGGTCATCTCTCGGACCGCATAGGCGGTCCTGGACGCGACGTCAGCAAGTCCGGACACCGTGATCGCAGCAACTCCAAGTCGGCCGATTGGATCCCGGTGACTCGCTCGGATCCACTCGTTCGGCCTCGTCCGGAATCGCCCTGTCTACCGTACTCTTCGCTCATCACTGCATCCGGAGCGGCGCTGTGGCCGAGCCCCAATGCGTGGCCCAGCTCGTGGGCGGCCACGAGCCGAAGGTCATCGCGGCCGTCGAACCGGTAGATCCGGATTTCCCGACTGACTGAAACGACGCCTCCACTCTTCGTCCGGACCATTTCCCGGTAGAGCCCTGACTCGATGTGTGTTGGCGGAAACTCCATGACCAGCGCCTCGGCCTGCCGGTCGTATTCTTCCACCTGCCCGTGCAAGCGCAGTGCCTGGTCCCCGAGCGCTCGGCGGGCGGCCTCGATCGCTCCGCCTTCATCGTCCAGTTCCCGGCGTTCCACCGCCAGCGCGTCGCCGGCGGCCTGAAGCTCCCGCCGTACGCTCTGCGGAGCGCCCCCCCTCCCGTTCCAGTCGCGCACGGCAGCGTTGTGGCCGAAGGTGCGCCGCTCGTGCTCCCGCTGACGCTCCTGGTATTGGGCCCGGATTCGCGAGTGGCGCTCCTGTTGTTCGGTCAGCTCCCCGCGCCAGGCGTCCAGCCTCCGGTCGAAGTCGTCGAGCTCCGCCTGACGACGGATCCGCTCCCTCGTCCTCGCCTGACGGTCGTCGTATACGAAGCGGATGGGAAAGCCCTCGGTGGAGTCGTTCAAGAACAGAGAGCGGCCCACGGCTGCTTCCCAAAGGCCAGCCGCTTCGACTAGAGACTCTCTCGCTGCGGCGATGCCCAGGCCGAACTCATCGTCCACCCTGGCGATTCGCCAGGCGAGGGGGACTGCGCACGGGACCGCGGATCCATCTGTCCGATCGGACAGGACTTGGGCGCGGTCAAGACCAGCGAGCGAGCTTCCCGGGTCGAGTCCGCTCGGCTCGCCCCGCGCGGTCCACGCCGCCAGCCCGAGTAGCGCGGGGACCCCCACGCCGATCGCGAATCGCATTCTCATGACTTGGATCCCCTTCCACCAGGGGCTGCTACGGTTGTGCAGGCCGGCTTGTGTCGCATACCCTAAGTAGTTCAGGCTGCTAGCAGAGGCAAGCGATGAGGCCACCAGCGCGGAACCAGACTTCGCGAGACCGGCAATTGTACAGCGCCAACCAACGTTGGAAGTCGCAGTGGAATGCCCGCCTGGCCTTGTCGACCTTGGTGGCCGTGGCCGTGCACGTGGTGATCTTCGCGGCAGGACCTAGCTGGCGAGCGTCCTTGACGACAAGCGATGCCGAGCGGTTGCAGGCCGTGCGGCTGGTTTGGACTCCCGCCGACGGGGCTCTTCCGGGTCGTGGAGCCGAACTTCCACTCGCCACGCCGGTCAGTGACGAGCAGGGCCCGACTCCAGTCCAACCGGGTCTGGCGGACGGAACGGCGGTCGAAGGAGGGGACCTGGAGGAGAGCTTCGAGTCCTTTCGCGCCCGCCTGCTGAGCAGATCCCTGCCGGCGCCCGCGATCGCAGAAAGCGAACCCGAGTCCGAGCCCGAGAGTCCCACCGACGATCCGTCCGCCGCGGACGAAGAATCCCTGGTGATCGGTGGTAGGGCTTCGCTCGCGGAGCTGCCGACGTCGGTGGATTCGAGCTCCCTGGACCTCGACCGCCTGTCCGCCCTTCGCCCCGAGTTGGCTCTCTCGTTGGTATCGGCCTGGGTGATGCTGCAGAACCCGACGGAGGTCGAGGCGTTCATGGCGAGGACGTACAGGCTCGGAAGGCTGGATCCCGAGGTCACCGGACGCGTGAGTGTGACGCTCTGGATCGACAGGAGGGGCTCCGTCGAGTGGGCGGAGATCACCGAGTCCAGTGGACGGCCGGATCTCGACGAACTCGCCCTCGCGCTGTTCAACGAGGTCGTGGCCTTCCGACCGGCGCGCGACAACGGCGTCTCCGTTTCGCGGTCCGTGGTCTTCGCCGTCAACTTTCCGTGGTAATCGCCGGATGAGGCGCAGCCACGCCACGGTCGTCGGCTTCGCCGCGAGTCTTATACTTGGAGGTTGTGCCGCGGGCGGAGGGCCGGCAGGACCGGTCGTGTCACCCACAGGGTTCGTATACCCGCTCGGCACCCCACCTGTCGCGACCCGCTTTTCGCAGACCGGGACACTCTACCTGCGTCGGGACAACCCTCAGCGCGCGCTCTACTTGGCGCTCGAAGGCATCGAGTCCGATCCGGAGAATGCGGTCCACTACTATCTCGCCGGCACTGCGTACGCCCGACTCGGCGTGCTCGAGGAAGCCGACGCGATGTTCGACCAAGCGGAGCGCATCTACCCGGCCTACGAACTGGAGGTAGAGCCCGAGCGCGCAGCGGCGTGGGCAGTGGCGCTCAACGACGGGCTGGAGGCGTTCAATGTCGGGGAGCTCGATGCCGCGACCGAGGCATGGCAGCGCGCGGCTCACATCTACGATCTGCGGCCGGAGGCCCATCGGAACCTCGCGATTCTGTTCGCCGGAGAAGGGATGTACTCCGAGGCGATCGACGTCTACCAGCGAGCGCTGGCCGGACTGGAGAAACTGCCCGCTACCCGTGTGCTCGAGCGGGAGGCACTCCGGGAGCGTGAAGAAAGGAGCGCCGGAATAGAGGAGAGCCTCACGCGCCTTCTCCTCTTCACGAACCGGTTCGCGGAGGCGGAACCTCTCCTCCGGCGCCGGCTCGCCCGTGAGCCTGGCAATCTCGATGCTCAGAGCGACCTGGCGACCACACTCGCCGGCCAGGGGCGGCACACCGAGGCCGCGGAGATCTATACGGCCCTCCTCTCCTCGACGACGATAGCGGCCACTCAGGCCCGCAACCTCGGTGTCGCGCTGTTTCGTTCAGGCGACTTCTTCGGCGCCGGGCAGGCGTTCAAGCGGCTGACCGAACTCCAGCCGAACTCGCGGGACGCCTGGTTCAACTTTGCCAACTCGCTCTTCGCCGCAGAGAATTGGGACGCGCTGGCCGCGGCAGGTGACCGGCTCGTGCAACTTGATCCGCTGAGCGAGAACGCAGGCTTGATCACAGCCCGGGCTCATCTGGAAGCGGGTGACGAAGATGCCGCCCGCAGGGGGCTCGGGCGCACCGATGAAGCTCCCGTCTATCTGAAGGAGCTGAAGCTACGCCCCTCGGGTGCTCAGACGACGGTCGAGGGGCGCATCGTCGGGAACCGGGCGGCACCGGGCACTGCCTTCCGTCTGCGATTCACCTTCTACAGCGATCAGGGGGCTCTAGGGAGCGAGACCGTCACGGTGCTTGCTCCTCCCGCTGGAGAAGACGAAGCGTTCGTGGTTGCATTCGAAGGGCGAGCTACGGCCTATCGGTATGAAGTGCTCCCCTGACCTCGGCACGTCAGTTGTTCGGTGCGCCGTTGTTGATCCAGTTCTTGATATTGGTTAGATCGATGCTGTCGAGCGGGGCGCCGGCGGCCGGCATCGGTATTCCGACACGTTGGCGATTCTCCAGCCGGATGATCACGTAGCTGTTCATGGCGTCGAGAGGCTTGACGAGCAAGAACTCCCTTTCGGCTTCCGCGGGCATGTTCACGAGGGTCATGTAGTTTGTGACGGCGTCGGCGCCGAGCGTCAGACCGCCCTGGCCTATGCCGTGACAGTTGAGCGCGCTGGTGCACCCCCTTCGTACGAGAATCTCTTGAATGTCCTCTTTGAACGACGGAAGCCGCCTGATCATGCGCTCCATCTGGGGCTCGTCGCGGTCTCCGCTCGGAGCTGTCGGGTTCGCTTCGCCGCCGCACGAGGCGAGGAAACTTCCGAGCACAAAGAGCGAGAAGGCTGGACCACTGTGGCGCATGCCAGGAAGGTACTTCTTTGCAGGGGGGAGAATCGATGGGAGAGGCCCACGGGCTCGGATCTCGACAGCCTCGCAAGGTTGAGATTCGTACAGGCCTGAAGGAAGAGTACTCGGACGTCTACACCCCCGAGGCGCTGGCGGCGATCGAAGCGCTGGCCGCCCTCGACGACGATCGCAAGGCGGTCATGGCGTCGCGCATCGAACGACGAACGTCTCGTTACCGCGACCGCCAGCGTATCGCGTTCCTCGATCCTGAAGCCACGATCCCTCGTGCCGACATCAAGGTGCAGGACGCGCGTGACGGGAACTTCGTGGGCAGTGAGATCCCGCACGACCTGCGACGCCAGTGGATCCAGGGCACTGGACCCGCAGCCAAGCCGAACACGCCGCTCGAGAGATCCATCCGTAACGTCGCCTATGCTCTACTGAGCGGCGCCGACGGTTGGATGTTCGACGGCGAGGACGCACTCGGTCAGACCAACACGATGGCCCTGGACAACCAGCGCAACCTCAAGCTAGCGCTCGCCCGCGACGAGTTGTTCCTACGCGTAGCGGAAGGCGTGGCCGGCGAAATGAATGAATGGGCACGGGGCTTCTTCGGTCGCGACATCATCTCTGACTGGCGCGAGCAGCTGGACTTCACCACGGTCATCTTTCGTGCTCGTGGGCTGCACCTCGACGACCGGCACATCCGCAACACGGATCGCTCGGGCTTCTCTGCGTCCATCGTGGACGTATGCCTGTTCGTCGTGAACAACCGCGAGGCGCTGCTCGACGCGGGGCGCTCGCTGGTTCTGTATCTGCCGAAGATCCAAACGGCCGAAGAAGCCGCGGTCTGGGACAGCGTCCTATCCGCGCTCGAGCAACATCTGGGCCTCGACGTGGGCACCATCAAGGTGTACGTGCTCGTCGAGCAGGTCGAGGCGTCGTTCCAGCTCATGGAGATCCGCGCGGTGCTGGGCAGGCACTTCGTGGGCTACAACACGGGTCGCTGGGACTACATCAACTCCGTGGCCGACGCGATGGGTTGGGACTCCAGCTTCATCGATCCCAACATCGAGTCCATCGGCATGACCTACGGCTACATGCGAGTCTACGAAGACCGGGTGCGCCGCGCGACGAACACGCCCGACCGCGCGGGCAACTTCGCGCTGTGGCAGGGCGGCATGGAGCCCAACATTCCGGTCGGCTCGGCGAAGGGCGTCGAAGACAGCATGAAGCGTGCGCTGGAGGGCGCCCAACGCGAGCAGCGGGAGGGCGCCTGCGGCAAGTGGGTGGCCCACTGGAAGATGGTGCACATCGTGCGCCCGGTGTGGGAGAAGATCGGGGA is a window encoding:
- a CDS encoding NADP-dependent oxidoreductase produces the protein MSEHRSREVRLKTRPVGLPKESDFEFAEVTVGSPTENEVLIKNIYMSVDPYMRGRMMDRKSYTPPFEVGAVLQGGAVGQVVESRADGFQEGDHVLSMNGWREYFLSSGDTLRKVDGSLAPLSAYLGVLGMPGLTAYLGLADIGKPEPGQTVFVSGAAGAVGSAACQIAKEKGCRVVGSAGSQEKVDWLQDEAGVDVALNYKTVEDLRAALLEACPDGIDVYFDNVGGDHLEAALWGMNNYGRIIACGSISTYNATEPQPGPPNLFQMIGKRLMWKGFIVSDHLDRFPAFAQEMGSWIAEGKVVWRETVHEGIENAPQAFIGLFSGGNMGKMLVRLAADA
- a CDS encoding YbhB/YbcL family Raf kinase inhibitor-like protein, whose product is MKPSVSRPARLLRPASLPVPVCAALLVTAAAATTLSAQTPASFIVESPTMQTGVTMPRDYSPDGRNVSPPLTWQGLPDGTRQIAVLCQDHGAGRPPPWVHWIIYNIPGNAAGLPEGIPFDPSEPMPAEIAGATQGNNGWGLPMYRGPAPPGTSLHHYHFAVFALDVELDLPPGLTRDELLEAIEGHVIGLGSMVPLYRRQPSGGSAPFPFLIPEDLDERR
- a CDS encoding gluconate 2-dehydrogenase subunit 3 family protein, producing the protein MNDDDLQEKSDASAISRRDLLRTAGAAGAAALIPRSVTAAMTADSMEPVAAALTGPSIGAAPAPTLPLMNLTARETEILSAMVDRLIPSDELGPGALEAGALRFIDRALSEAESDSASAYRSGLAALDRYSRYSRGTAFIELSANDQDSVLIDLQTGGATGADVGFVGSSGSFFNMVKSHTWQGTFGDPHYGGNVDFIGWDLIGYPGVRMNVSEEEQQLLEADQLTPVRQSAYDYATFRTGDPQ
- a CDS encoding GMC family oxidoreductase; protein product: MATQLRGTDVVIVGLGAAGGVAAYPLADAGLDVVGLEAGTWLDRRDFAPDEIRNNYRDWPMLVDKAEQERPTSRATSASTANQVGSHPMMNAVGGTTLHYWAQSWRLNPWDFRVVTETTRRYGRSRIPLASTVEDWPFEYDELEPYYDRVEREIGVSGQAGNVRGAIDARGNKFEGPRGREFPMPPLRWTAFNERMAEAARNHGWHPFPGPAAINTERYQGRRGCVYHGFCNKGGCPIDAKNATHLTTIPKAVDTGNLRVVTQAHVTTLEVDSEGRVTGVNYLLSGGTEYFQPAKVVLLASYTYENVRLLLLSKSQAYPDGLANNSGQVGRHYLSHHQGAAVSALFPYDLDAWYGLPAQGVAVDDWADDNFDHSDLDFIGGGNLWAMSDRRPISAAGMSTFGHGRNWGSTWKRFIRENSDRSHYFYIQKTTLPYEDNYLDLDPRVTDPLGFPVIRITGQYKENELAIAAFMQDRAEEWYREAGASEIVRGGLGNSMGPSTHAYGGTRMGDDAETNVVDRWGFSHEAPNLGVLGASVMGTSGARNPTLTAQALSWRTAQHLVESWSEIAE
- a CDS encoding matrixin family metalloprotease, which translates into the protein MRMRFAIGVGVPALLGLAAWTARGEPSGLDPGSSLAGLDRAQVLSDRTDGSAVPCAVPLAWRIARVDDEFGLGIAAARESLVEAAGLWEAAVGRSLFLNDSTEGFPIRFVYDDRQARTRERIRRQAELDDFDRRLDAWRGELTEQQERHSRIRAQYQERQREHERRTFGHNAAVRDWNGRGGAPQSVRRELQAAGDALAVERRELDDEGGAIEAARRALGDQALRLHGQVEEYDRQAEALVMEFPPTHIESGLYREMVRTKSGGVVSVSREIRIYRFDGRDDLRLVAAHELGHALGLGHSAAPDAVMSEEYGRQGDSGRGRTSGSERVTGIQSADLELLRSRCPDLLTSRPGPPMRSER
- a CDS encoding TonB family protein, with amino-acid sequence MTTSDAERLQAVRLVWTPADGALPGRGAELPLATPVSDEQGPTPVQPGLADGTAVEGGDLEESFESFRARLLSRSLPAPAIAESEPESEPESPTDDPSAADEESLVIGGRASLAELPTSVDSSSLDLDRLSALRPELALSLVSAWVMLQNPTEVEAFMARTYRLGRLDPEVTGRVSVTLWIDRRGSVEWAEITESSGRPDLDELALALFNEVVAFRPARDNGVSVSRSVVFAVNFPW
- a CDS encoding tetratricopeptide repeat protein gives rise to the protein MSPTGFVYPLGTPPVATRFSQTGTLYLRRDNPQRALYLALEGIESDPENAVHYYLAGTAYARLGVLEEADAMFDQAERIYPAYELEVEPERAAAWAVALNDGLEAFNVGELDAATEAWQRAAHIYDLRPEAHRNLAILFAGEGMYSEAIDVYQRALAGLEKLPATRVLEREALREREERSAGIEESLTRLLLFTNRFAEAEPLLRRRLAREPGNLDAQSDLATTLAGQGRHTEAAEIYTALLSSTTIAATQARNLGVALFRSGDFFGAGQAFKRLTELQPNSRDAWFNFANSLFAAENWDALAAAGDRLVQLDPLSENAGLITARAHLEAGDEDAARRGLGRTDEAPVYLKELKLRPSGAQTTVEGRIVGNRAAPGTAFRLRFTFYSDQGALGSETVTVLAPPAGEDEAFVVAFEGRATAYRYEVLP
- a CDS encoding malate synthase; translated protein: MGEAHGLGSRQPRKVEIRTGLKEEYSDVYTPEALAAIEALAALDDDRKAVMASRIERRTSRYRDRQRIAFLDPEATIPRADIKVQDARDGNFVGSEIPHDLRRQWIQGTGPAAKPNTPLERSIRNVAYALLSGADGWMFDGEDALGQTNTMALDNQRNLKLALARDELFLRVAEGVAGEMNEWARGFFGRDIISDWREQLDFTTVIFRARGLHLDDRHIRNTDRSGFSASIVDVCLFVVNNREALLDAGRSLVLYLPKIQTAEEAAVWDSVLSALEQHLGLDVGTIKVYVLVEQVEASFQLMEIRAVLGRHFVGYNTGRWDYINSVADAMGWDSSFIDPNIESIGMTYGYMRVYEDRVRRATNTPDRAGNFALWQGGMEPNIPVGSAKGVEDSMKRALEGAQREQREGACGKWVAHWKMVHIVRPVWEKIGDANQAGRAFPPLTYTEQDAADLFLLEPAPRTIRGARNLLSVALQYGNAFGQGMQAAALKPADFFGDDDVLYLMEDAATGEIRLSILWEWLHKRGRLTEDDPETGVKAGDIFTLELYERLHREEMEKLHGAGNRDVYDDSKATTLPIAGEIVEAYVKAELKTPWYIDLLNVNLDNFDLATARDRIRTYLDAFADDGTRITENLDFVSPVSRSE